The following are from one region of the Nicotiana tomentosiformis chromosome 7, ASM39032v3, whole genome shotgun sequence genome:
- the LOC104103998 gene encoding CO(2)-response secreted protease-like — MYAKKGGVGVIVIDGAGTKEIGLSYDIPLATITPSEGEKLFAYMKSSNRPFAIILRTSVQQPTQHEPTVAYFSSRGPGSAPGIIKPDLAAPGRNILAAWPPFERREQTRYSTI, encoded by the exons ATGTACGCAAAAAAGGGGGGAGTTGGTGTTATAGTTATTGATGGAGCTGGTACTAAGGAAATTGGTTTGTCTTATGATATTCCTTTGGCTACAATTACTCCCTCAGAAGGTGAAAAGCTTTTTGCATACATGAAATCATCAAA TCGACCTTTTGCTATCATTTTAAGAACATCAGTTCAACAGCCTACACAACATGAGCCTACTGTGGCATATTTCTCTTCAAGAGGACCTGGCAGTGCCCCTGGCATCATTAAg CCTGATTTAGCAGCACCAGGAAGAAACATTTTAGCAGCTTGGCCTCCTTTTGAAAGGCGAGAGCAGACTCGATATTCTACGATATAA
- the LOC138896358 gene encoding subtilisin-like serine-protease S: MEDIVSYLCSSAVGITQRTLQGLLGYQIECSNNSQLPHYDLNYPSIEVSNLRNKTISVYRTVTYRGKYGDPTDFQVEIEVKPSTLSFQRDGSKATFRVDITPLQPLNKDVFGSYTWFNNVHRVRSPVAVQTQNTHF, encoded by the coding sequence ATGGAAGATATAGTTTCCTATCTATGTTCTAGTGCTGTTGGAATCACTCAAAGAACTTTACAAGGTTTATTGGGATATCAAATTGAGTGCTCTAATAATAGTCAGCTTCCACATTACGATCTTAACTACCCCTCGATCGAAGTTTCAAATTTGAGAAATAAGACGATATCAGTTTATCGTACAGTCACTTATCGAGGAAAATATGGCGATCCTACTGATTTCCAAGTTGAGATAGAAGTGAAGCCGAGTACCCTAAGCTTTCAACGCGATGGAAGTAAAGCAACATTTCGAGTGGATATCACTCCTTTGCAACCATTAAACAAAGATGTTTTTGGAAGCTATACTTGGTTTAATAATGTTCATAGGGTTAGAAGTCCTGTTGCTGTACAAACTCAGAATACACACTtctga
- the LOC104113097 gene encoding transcription initiation factor TFIID subunit 12, whose amino-acid sequence MEQTQPPPTPPPSTSTSQPTEQQQLPPPSPPPPPSSSAAAATSQLPSTTTTTTSVVQSQPPQNLNPTTTTTIAAAAAAATSTQQQNPLTPTLQNAQTRQPFNRPWQQPSPFQHFSLPPPPPPPPPHSSSSSSITSSSSSLSMQNPRGGGGMAMGVPAHHPPTSFSSLTPPPPSFGQQFGRNLPDSSAPSSTASQVRQPVQGMHGMGMMGSLGSTSPMRPAGVPQQLRPVASSLRPQTSISSQSAATQNFQGHGMLRVQSVGLPSSQLHTMSQSPKAQNQPWLSSGAQGKPPLPTPSLRPQISPQTLHQRSHILSQHQHTVTTSSSAQQSQLSTSSQSQDHLGQQMPPSRIPQSLSNQPLARGQGLGVQRPSSHALMQSATVKPGPPSKVTTLETEEPCTRILSKRSIQEILAQIDPSEKLDAEVEDVLVDIAEEFVESITTFGCSLAKHRKSNTLEAKDILLHLERNWNMTLPGFSGDEIRTYKKPFTSDIHKERIAAIKKSGLVAEMTNAKGSAQAGGGMKGHLAKGAANILGSPNAKT is encoded by the exons ATGGAGCAAACTCAACCACCGCCGACACCGCCGCCGTCGACGTCCACTTCACAGCCAACTGAACAACAACAGCTTCCACCACCATCTCCGCCTCCACCACCTTCCTCCTCCGCCGCCGCCGCAACCAGTCAACTCCCGTCTACTACTACAACCACTACCTCAGTAGTACAATCACAACCACCACAAAACCTAAACCCTACCACCACCACTACCATCGCCGCCGCAGCTGCAGCCGCCACATCTACTCAACAGCAAAACCCTTTAACACCCACTTTACAAAATGCTCAAACAAGACAACCCTTTAACAGGCCATGGCAACAGCCTTCACCTTTTCAACACTTCTCTTTACCTCCTCCACCGCCGCCGCCGCCACCTCactcatcatcatcttcttcgattacTTCTTCGTCTTCTTCCCTTTCTATGCAAAACCCTAGAGGAGGTGGTGGAATGGCCATGGGAGTACCTGCTCATCACCCTCCTACCTCTTTCTCCTCATTGACTCCGCCGCCGCCTTCTTTTGGGCAGCAATTTGGTCGCAATTTGCCTGATTCTTCTGCCCCCAGCTCAACTGCCTCACAG GTGAGGCAGCCAGTACAAGGAATGCATGGGATGGGAATGATGGGATCACTTGGTTCAACGTCACCAATGCGGCCAGCAGGGGTTCCTCAGCAGCTGAGACCTGTCGCCTCTTCTCTTAGACCTCAGACGAGCATCAGTAGTCAGTCTGCTGCTACACAG AATTTTCAAGGCCATGGCATGTTGAGAGTTCAGTCAGTGGGATTACCTTCTTCCCAATTGCATACTATGTCTCAAAGTCCAAAAGCCCAGAATCAGCCGTGGTTATCTTCAGGAGCACAAGGAAAACCCCCTTTGCCAACACCATCACTAAGGCCTCAAATTAGCCCTCAGACTTTGCATCAAAGGTCCCATATTCTTTCGCAGCATCAGCATACTGTTACTACCTCATCCTCTGCCCAACAGTCACAGCTTTCAACCTCAAGTCAATCCCAAGATCATTTGGGACAACAGATGCCCCCATCGAGGATCCCACAATCATTATCTAATCAGCCACTTGCCAGGGGGCAGGGATTGGGAGTACAGAGACCTTCATCTCATGCATTGATGCAATCTGCTACGGTCAAGCCAGGACCTCCTAGTAAGGTTACCACTTTAGAGACTGAGGAACCTTGTACTAGGATTCTAAGCAAGAGAAGCATCCAGGAGATTCTGGCCCAG ATAGATCCATCAGAGAAATTGGATGCTGAAGTTGAAGACGTCCTTGTTGATATAGCAGAGGAATTTGTGGAATCT ATTACCACATTTGGCTGTTCATTGGCGAAGCATCGAAAATCCAATACTTTGGAAGCAAAGGACATCCTTCTGCATCTTG AAAGGAATTGGAACATGACCCTCCCAGGTTTTAGTGGGGATGAGATCAGGACCTACAAGAAGCCG TTTACAAGTGACATCCACAAGGAGAGAATTGCAGCG ATAAAGAAATCTGGTCTAGTTGCCGAGATGACAAATGCAAAGGGCTCAGCACAAGCTGGTGGGGGTATGAAAGGCCATTTGGCAAAGGGTGCAGCTAATATTTTGGGTTCCCCTAATGCCAAGACATGA